Proteins encoded together in one Bombus vancouverensis nearcticus chromosome 14, iyBomVanc1_principal, whole genome shotgun sequence window:
- the LOC117159324 gene encoding uncharacterized protein LOC117159324 isoform X2, with the protein MDFEWLQPELPWFFDEEKFRLGQQMFYNNAFTMMIAKLCGLLSLFAVPSIKDVLIFTRRSGTPCAAFRRYVSTILHNWVWYGKRAGIEKEFLESLKIVRKKHCVAFRRSSEAGLNRVSQLDMALAQFGFMGFTLLAGDYLGVNNSSEELEGLIHFWRVIGNMLGMEDKYNLCTGSVEETRALCRRLLDEVFLPSLASGSKDFEEMSRILIESLWPVNPYMDSSAFIEFTFILASTAATNNNHSLKIDSSRMSWYGRFILNVQLITHKYLLPTTYWWSRFFRAFFNSQMRLAIYLTENLPFLAFWSYGIKHSYVNIYKYRVI; encoded by the exons ATGGACTTTGAATGGCTACAACCAGAATTACCGTGGTTCTTCGACGAAGAAAAATTTCGCCTCGGACAGCAGATGTTTTATAACAACGCTTTCACCATGATGATTGCCAAACTATGTGGATTATTATCTTTATTCGCTGTACCGTCGATCAAGGACGTTTTAATATTCACCAGACGGAGTGGTACACCGTGTGCTGCCTTTCGCAGATACGTATCCACCATTCTACATAATTGGGTTTGGTATGGGAAAAGAGCTGGCATAGAAAAAGA ATTTCTCGAATCGCTGAAAATCGTACGGAAAAAACACTGCGTAGCGTTTCGAAGAAGTTCAGAGGCGGGGCTGAACAGAGTCTCGCAACTGGATATGGCATTGGCTCAATTTGGATTCATGGGTTTCACCCTCCTGGCTGGTGACTATCTTGGGGTGAATAACAGTTCCGAGGAACTGGAAGGACTGATTCACTTCTGGCGAGTTATTGGCAACATGCTGGGCATGGAAGACAA GTACAATCTTTGCACCGGAAGCGTGGAAGAGACACGGGCTCTTTGCAGACGACTTCTGGACGAGGTTTTCCTCCCCTCACTCGCCAGTGGTAGCAAAGATTTCGAAGAGATGAGTCGTATTTTAATAGAATCCCTATGGCCGGTGAATCCTTATATGGATTCGAGTGCTTTCATTGAATTCACATTCATTCTAGCCTCCACTGCCGCCACGAATAATAATCACTCGTTAAAAATAG aTTCATCAAGGATGTCGTGGTACGGTAGATTTATCTTGAATGTTCAACTAATTACACACAAATACCTATTACCAACTACGTATTGGTGGTCCAGATTCTTCAGGGCGTTCTTCAACAGCCAAATGCGGTTGGCCATCTATTTAACGGAAAATTTACCGTTTCTGGCGTTCTGGAGTTATGGTATAAAACACTCTTACGTCAATATATACAAATATCGCGTCATCTGA
- the LOC117159323 gene encoding uncharacterized protein LOC117159323: MTEGGATRMKRNGARLFKNPPQPHMCIQDFIQGTAVPCYVNVLSWEKIVMPLNPSQPVRFYGGMRVRPPRTKTEAVVFAVMANPEILRINGKNAQDPKKRTSLIEHLLDFVERMNTGIIFMRQYTILKDRDITGELKEVWNAVQARRDLEQPPPQQETWIDAQPPVPQYPQYQDHQQQDYTSQPPQYHSSVAYGRPISNEGMHYEGYGHQSQNPVITQNDQMYQSGQLVPQQYHGNVPRITPIAPRDRRDNIVQNIPQQNCPAYPAPQYQFQQLPRQMVPQYVNSNVHPNVGLNYGPNTNANVNPAMNTNLAAPYQQYIAYQQRMDLDVRRMQPHQQQMHLNHVQPVPQYEPTAPYNAQTTSSINVLRLGRPHMGVAQKNNASKRQMNSPTHSKQSSCTNCQNKDTSDNGTKPKSPVKVLQREISSNDRQDTNNHILNDNNKVVIEKGSIEETNNVQVTDLDEETKKVNDSDSEELSRKPHDIHTSDSSSTNTIGRDTVNSVEENTSAVEEKQQEVKNTDVPNGQNSSDQKYPKSKAIVMKGNKHKENAENNRTIRIRFVSDQKNDSPKRSQTVNNIIKSVFKIHPGMSGEETSSKRKSNGQAKNNAKINGENEEIQPGYMILKKTDSTTQEEIVSELAQLSIQDCKDTTEVGAVLS, from the exons ATGACAGAAGGTGGTGCAACTAGAATGAAGCGCAATGGCGCTCGTCTTTTTAAAAATCCTCCTCAGCCTCATATGTGTATACAAGATTTCATACAG GGCACTGCTGTTCCATGTTACGTAAATGTTTTATCTTGGGAAAAGATTGTGATGCCATTGAACCCTTCACAGCCTGTACGGTTTTATGGTGGAATGAGGGTTCGTCCACCACGTACAAAAACAGAAGCTGTAGTATTCGCGGTAATGGCCAATCCCGAAATTCTCCGAATTAATGGCAAAAACGCTCAAGATCCAAAG AAGCGTACCAGCTTAATAGAACATTTACTAGACTTTGTGGAAAGGATGAATACAGGCATAATTTTTATGCGACAATATACAATACTGAAAGATCGAGATATTACCGGTGAATTAAAAGAAGTTTGGAATGCAGTACAAGCGAGACGGGACTTAGAGCAACCTCCGCCACAGCAAGAAACTTGGATCGATGCGCAGCCACCTGTTCCTCAATATCCTCAATACCAAGATCATCAGCAGCAAGATTACACATCACAACCTCCACAATATCATTCAAGTGTAGCATATGGTAGGCCAATAAGTAATGAAGGTATGCATTATGAAGGCTATGGTCATCAATCTCAGAATCCAGTAATTACGCAAAACGATCAGATGTACCAATCCGGGCAATTAGTACCACAACAATATCATGGAAACGTTCCTCGGATTACACCGATTGCTCCTAGAGATCGTAGAGATAACATAGTACAGAATATTCCACAGCAAAACTGCCCTGCATATCCAGCCCCACAATATCAATTTCAACAATTACCTAGACAAATGGTACCTCAATATGTAAATTCGAATGTTCATCCTAATGTCGGCCTTAATTACGGCCCAAACACAAACGCGAACGTTAATCCAGCTATGAATACAAATTTAGCAGCACCTTACCAACAATATATAGCTTATCAACAGAGAATGGACCTTGACGTGCGCAGAATGCAACCACATCAGCAACAAATGCATTTGAATCATGTGCAACCAGTTCCACAATATGAACCAACAGCACCATACAATGCTCAAACAACTTCGTCGATTAACGTTCTTAGATTAGGTAGACCACATATGGGTGTTGCTCAGAAGAACAATGCCAGTAAGAGACAAATGAATTCTCCTACTCATTCCAAACAATCCTCTTGTACAAATTGTCAGAACAAAGACACATCCGATAATGGCACAAAACCGAAAAGTCCCGTGAAAGTCTTGCAGCGCGAGATATCATCGAATGATCGACAAGATACAAATAACCATATActcaatgataataataaagtaGTCATAGAAAAAGGTTCGATCGAAGAAACAAACAACGTGCAAGTAACGGATTTAGATGAAGAAACTAAGAAGGTTAATGATTCTGATAGTGAAGAGTTGTCTAGAAAACCACACGATATTCACACTTCAGATTCGTCGTCGACGAACACGATAGGACGAGATACAGTGAATTCTGTCGAGGAAAATACATCTGCTGTCGAAGAGAAACAACAAGAAGTAAAAAATACGGATGTTCCAAACGGGCAAAATTCATCAGATCAAAAATATCCAAAGTCAAAAGCTATTGTGATGAAAGGAAACAAACACAAAGAAAATGCGGAGAATAACAGAACGATTCGCATTAGATTCGTTTCCGACCAAAAGAACGATAGTCCAAAACGTTCTCAGACGGTTAATAACATTATCAAAAGCGTTTTCAAAATTCACCCTGGTATGTCTGGTGAAGAAACGTCAAGTAAACGAAAGAGTAATGGACAGGCGAAGAATAATGCTAAAATTAACGGCGAGAACGAGGAGATACAACCAGGATatatgatattaaagaaaacgGATTCAACCACTCAGGAAGAAATAGTGAGCGAGTTAGCTCAACTATCCATTCAAGACTGCAAAGATACGACTGAAGTTGGTGCCGTGCTCTCGTGA
- the LOC117159324 gene encoding uncharacterized protein LOC117159324 isoform X1: MRKKIEQDTKNTEKQTDFTDVESKLRTLLKDGASTFMDFEWLQPELPWFFDEEKFRLGQQMFYNNAFTMMIAKLCGLLSLFAVPSIKDVLIFTRRSGTPCAAFRRYVSTILHNWVWYGKRAGIEKEFLESLKIVRKKHCVAFRRSSEAGLNRVSQLDMALAQFGFMGFTLLAGDYLGVNNSSEELEGLIHFWRVIGNMLGMEDKYNLCTGSVEETRALCRRLLDEVFLPSLASGSKDFEEMSRILIESLWPVNPYMDSSAFIEFTFILASTAATNNNHSLKIDSSRMSWYGRFILNVQLITHKYLLPTTYWWSRFFRAFFNSQMRLAIYLTENLPFLAFWSYGIKHSYVNIYKYRVI, translated from the exons ATGAGAAAGAAGATCGAGCAGGATACAAAAAACACAGAGAAACAAACGGACTTTACAG ACGTGGAATCGAAGCTGCGAACGCTCCTCAAAGATGGAGCAAGCACTTTCATGGACTTTGAATGGCTACAACCAGAATTACCGTGGTTCTTCGACGAAGAAAAATTTCGCCTCGGACAGCAGATGTTTTATAACAACGCTTTCACCATGATGATTGCCAAACTATGTGGATTATTATCTTTATTCGCTGTACCGTCGATCAAGGACGTTTTAATATTCACCAGACGGAGTGGTACACCGTGTGCTGCCTTTCGCAGATACGTATCCACCATTCTACATAATTGGGTTTGGTATGGGAAAAGAGCTGGCATAGAAAAAGA ATTTCTCGAATCGCTGAAAATCGTACGGAAAAAACACTGCGTAGCGTTTCGAAGAAGTTCAGAGGCGGGGCTGAACAGAGTCTCGCAACTGGATATGGCATTGGCTCAATTTGGATTCATGGGTTTCACCCTCCTGGCTGGTGACTATCTTGGGGTGAATAACAGTTCCGAGGAACTGGAAGGACTGATTCACTTCTGGCGAGTTATTGGCAACATGCTGGGCATGGAAGACAA GTACAATCTTTGCACCGGAAGCGTGGAAGAGACACGGGCTCTTTGCAGACGACTTCTGGACGAGGTTTTCCTCCCCTCACTCGCCAGTGGTAGCAAAGATTTCGAAGAGATGAGTCGTATTTTAATAGAATCCCTATGGCCGGTGAATCCTTATATGGATTCGAGTGCTTTCATTGAATTCACATTCATTCTAGCCTCCACTGCCGCCACGAATAATAATCACTCGTTAAAAATAG aTTCATCAAGGATGTCGTGGTACGGTAGATTTATCTTGAATGTTCAACTAATTACACACAAATACCTATTACCAACTACGTATTGGTGGTCCAGATTCTTCAGGGCGTTCTTCAACAGCCAAATGCGGTTGGCCATCTATTTAACGGAAAATTTACCGTTTCTGGCGTTCTGGAGTTATGGTATAAAACACTCTTACGTCAATATATACAAATATCGCGTCATCTGA